In the Gasterosteus aculeatus chromosome X, fGasAcu3.hap1.1, whole genome shotgun sequence genome, one interval contains:
- the tsnaxip1 gene encoding translin-associated factor X-interacting protein 1 isoform X2 → MSFNKDIKRPPLTLSQKERLTYEHRLQNDIVQTSVEGQEGESAGAVQPAVTEFSSKGSSYIYSGPGRKPQLLMHMESYVNKELHTISSHEPKFQELKLQVYRDVFGCFIKEFKTYQPLLAAIKKEYENTLAYQQNKIQELMPLRSHLRLVTEDCDRRIQARWAEEQAEIGVLKREKQQLQRDVEASREKEKDMQAVVDRLRSELSNQYLQYREERDARQLLICQLNHLTRGSVNGDRPSDENTEVAKDPVELQLALNVCRKDLTQVQEELNRMKADYWDVVPKRNWDTLEQTHKQNLLQLKRLQGDFDQLKSEYDTLLQLHKRGSMQMETQDLVTVQMEENLFHRQSRSDRLKDPINSDDPESGNLPVQEFRMALRTALPLKSDQGTDELLDSTRREPGNSDDSVSSQSLHSLFLQLECRW, encoded by the exons ATGTCATTTAATAAGGATATAAAACGTCCACCATTAACACTATCACAAAAAGAAAG actgaCATATGAGCATAGACTACAAAATGACATTGTCCAGACATCTGTGGAAGGACAAGAAGGAGAAAGTGCCGGGGCTGTTCAACCTGCAGTGACAGAG TTTAGCTCGAAAGGTAGCAGTTACATTTATTCAGGCCCAGGGAGGAAGCCTCAACTCCTGATGCACATGGAAAGCTACGTGAACAAGGAGCTCCATACGATCAGCTCCCATGAGCCAAAATTCCAGGAACTGAAACTACAG GTCTACCGTGATGTCTTTGGTTGCTTCATCAAAGAGTTCAAAACCTACCAACCGCTTCTTGCTGCCATCAAAAAGGAATATGAAAACACTTTAG CATATcagcaaaataaaattcaaGAACTGATGCCCCTCCGATCCCATCTGAGGTTGGTGACAGAGGATTGTGACAGGAGGATTCAAGCTCGCTGGGCAGAGGAGCAGGCTGAGATTGGAGTCTTGAAAAGGGAGAAGCAGCAACTGCAGAGGGACGTTGAGGCcagcagggagaaggaaaaggacatGCAGGCAGTG GTGGACCGCCTGCGGTCTGAACTGTCCAACCAGTATCTGCAGTACAGGGAGGAGCGGGATGCTCGGCAACTGCTGATCTGTCAGCTTAATCATCTAACAAGAGGCTCCGTGAATGGGGACCGTCCCAGCGATGAAAACACAG AAGTGGCCAAGGACCCTGTGGAGCTGCAGCTCGCTCTGAATGTGTGTCGGAAAGACCTGACTCAAGTCCAGGAGGAGCTCAACAGGATGAAGGCAGACTACTGGGATGTCGTGCCGAAACGCAACTGGGACACcctggaacaaacacacaaacagaacctCCTACAG TTGAAGAGGCTGCAGGGCGACTTTGACCAGTTGAAGAGTGAGTATGACACCTTGCTGCAGCTCCATAAAAGAGGCAGCATGCAGATGGAGACCCAGGACCTCGTTACCGTGCAG atgGAGGAGAATTTGTTTCATAGACAGAGTCGATCCGACCGCCTCAAAGACCCGATCAACTCCGACGACCCTGAGAGCGGCAACCTCCCCGTCCAGGAGTTTag GATGGCCTTGAGGACGGCGCTCCCTCTCAAGTCAGACCAGGGAACAGATGAACTTCTGGACTCGACTCGACGCGAACCAGGCAACAGCGATGACAGCGTCTCCTCTCAGAGCCTCCACAGCCTG TTCTTACAGCTTGAGTGCAGATGGTGA
- the tsnaxip1 gene encoding translin-associated factor X-interacting protein 1 isoform X1 codes for MSFNKDIKRPPLTLSQKERLTYEHRLQNDIVQTSVEGQEGESAGAVQPAVTEFSSKGSSYIYSGPGRKPQLLMHMESYVNKELHTISSHEPKFQELKLQVYRDVFGCFIKEFKTYQPLLAAIKKEYENTLAYQQNKIQELMPLRSHLRLVTEDCDRRIQARWAEEQAEIGVLKREKQQLQRDVEASREKEKDMQAVVDRLRSELSNQYLQYREERDARQLLICQLNHLTRGSVNGDRPSDENTEVAKDPVELQLALNVCRKDLTQVQEELNRMKADYWDVVPKRNWDTLEQTHKQNLLQLKRLQGDFDQLKSEYDTLLQLHKRGSMQMETQDLVTVQMEENLFHRQSRSDRLKDPINSDDPESGNLPVQEFRMALRTALPLKSDQGTDELLDSTRREPGNSDDSVSSQSLHSLQGENRAIPPAVGESEENDASTSGPASD; via the exons ATGTCATTTAATAAGGATATAAAACGTCCACCATTAACACTATCACAAAAAGAAAG actgaCATATGAGCATAGACTACAAAATGACATTGTCCAGACATCTGTGGAAGGACAAGAAGGAGAAAGTGCCGGGGCTGTTCAACCTGCAGTGACAGAG TTTAGCTCGAAAGGTAGCAGTTACATTTATTCAGGCCCAGGGAGGAAGCCTCAACTCCTGATGCACATGGAAAGCTACGTGAACAAGGAGCTCCATACGATCAGCTCCCATGAGCCAAAATTCCAGGAACTGAAACTACAG GTCTACCGTGATGTCTTTGGTTGCTTCATCAAAGAGTTCAAAACCTACCAACCGCTTCTTGCTGCCATCAAAAAGGAATATGAAAACACTTTAG CATATcagcaaaataaaattcaaGAACTGATGCCCCTCCGATCCCATCTGAGGTTGGTGACAGAGGATTGTGACAGGAGGATTCAAGCTCGCTGGGCAGAGGAGCAGGCTGAGATTGGAGTCTTGAAAAGGGAGAAGCAGCAACTGCAGAGGGACGTTGAGGCcagcagggagaaggaaaaggacatGCAGGCAGTG GTGGACCGCCTGCGGTCTGAACTGTCCAACCAGTATCTGCAGTACAGGGAGGAGCGGGATGCTCGGCAACTGCTGATCTGTCAGCTTAATCATCTAACAAGAGGCTCCGTGAATGGGGACCGTCCCAGCGATGAAAACACAG AAGTGGCCAAGGACCCTGTGGAGCTGCAGCTCGCTCTGAATGTGTGTCGGAAAGACCTGACTCAAGTCCAGGAGGAGCTCAACAGGATGAAGGCAGACTACTGGGATGTCGTGCCGAAACGCAACTGGGACACcctggaacaaacacacaaacagaacctCCTACAG TTGAAGAGGCTGCAGGGCGACTTTGACCAGTTGAAGAGTGAGTATGACACCTTGCTGCAGCTCCATAAAAGAGGCAGCATGCAGATGGAGACCCAGGACCTCGTTACCGTGCAG atgGAGGAGAATTTGTTTCATAGACAGAGTCGATCCGACCGCCTCAAAGACCCGATCAACTCCGACGACCCTGAGAGCGGCAACCTCCCCGTCCAGGAGTTTag GATGGCCTTGAGGACGGCGCTCCCTCTCAAGTCAGACCAGGGAACAGATGAACTTCTGGACTCGACTCGACGCGAACCAGGCAACAGCGATGACAGCGTCTCCTCTCAGAGCCTCCACAGCCTG CAAGGAGAAAATCGAGCCATACCTCCCGCTGTAGGAGAGTCAGAGGAAAATGATGCATCCACTTCCGGTCCAGCCAGCGATTga